The DNA segment AGCTCCCTTTTGCTCTTCAGACTCGCTTCTCTCTGACCGCACCGATTGCGGTACATCATGCTTCGCGGTTTACTCTAATGCACCTCGCTGTCATTAGTATGGTGTTCGATGACGTCTAACAGTACGGGCTCTTTCTGCCAATTCTTTTCCTTTTTGTTTCCGCGAAAGAGCTTCCGGTAACACGCTGGCTGCGGGTCACAGGATGCAATGAGCATGGTTTCAGCCAAGCTCATAGGGGTGGCTCTAATATTTCAAGATATGTGGGTGCGCGTTGTGCTTAATGGGTGGACTGGACAGGTTGGGCACGAGCTTGTGTGAGCAATGTGTGTGGGCATTCGCAAGGAGTGTGGTGTATGATAGAAAAGTCCCTTTTCGAACGGCCGACTGTGCGAGGGACCGATAGACGCCTCTTCTCAGGCTTCCGGCGCAACAATGTATGAAGGTGCTAAAAGACTATCTTTTGCTACTGCTCGATTCTCAGGATGAAAGAGGCTGGCTCAAGCAACCATACGCGAACGCCGGCGGGAAGCAACGAACTAGACATTTCTGGTTGTGTCTAGGAAGTGGCGCCTTCCCTATGGGGACAGTATGGCTTTGAGTTCGCACTATAATTGCGCTAGTCAATCGACCATGCTCTCGTCAGCAACGGAGTTCACGATACGCTCGAAAGCAATGCTACCGTGATCAAAGCGACCACATGGCATTGCATTTGTAGAATCGTGTCGCAAGCGACcaaatatatattagagcAGAAGAAGTGCGACATGCTCCTTTCCAAGTCAAAGCATCAGTTCACAGCCTTCACTCCAACACCAATCAAAATGCTCTCCAAGACACTACTCTGGCTTGTCCCAACGGCACTGGTCACAGCTGCTCCACACAATGCCCTAAGCGCACTCACCTGCACAGAAATTGAGATTCCAGTCAATATTTCGTCTCCGGTTTTGAACTTGCCTAACAACCTCAACCTCTTGTCTGTTCAGGACCCCTCGTTCTTGAGCAAGTTCGTGGCAGGACTAGGATCGACGATTGCCGCAGGACAATATAGTATTGGCGCGAGATACTGCGAGCCGACAACGATCGTTGCTTCAAGGAGTAATACTTTGCAAATTTTGGTGCATGGTGAGTTCGGATACCATAAATTGTCTTGAGATAGGGAGCTGATGGTCACCAGGTAGCACATACACCAGAGACTACTGGTCAGGCCTCGCAGCTCCCGGAACACAACCTGGTCAAGACCAATACTCCTGGATCCTCTACGCCGCCAACCAAGGCTATCCCACCCTCTCCGTAGACCGCCTCTGCAACGGCGGTTCAACACGAGGCCTCAGCGCAAAAGATTGCCAACTCCCCACCCAAGCCGAAACCCTCTACTCTGTAATCCAATCCGCTCGTTCAGGAACTCTGCCCACCGCCCAACGTTCTTTCAATAAAATTATCTACGCAGGCCACTCTTACGGCGCAATGGTCGGCAATGCCCTCTCGATCCAACATCCCGAAGCAGTGGATTCCTACCTCATGACAGGTTTCTCGTTCAAGCTCCTCCAAGGCCAAGCCGGTGTGATCGTTCAATCAGGTTTTCAGCCCGCGGCAGTAGCTCTTCCGAACAAGTACGGCCACCTCGATCCAGGCTACGTAACCTTCACAAATGGTCCCGGCGTTCGCAGCGTGTTCTACCACGGTGATTTCGACGACGCTGTCTTTCAACAAAAATAATCTCTCGAAGAGGAACTCTCACAATCGCGGAAGTATACACTGCGACATTCGGACAAATGAATGCTCCTGGATATACGGGTTCTGTATTTGTTTTGGATGGAAATGAGGATGGGGTGTTTTGTGAAGATGGGCCGCTGCAGGCGATTCTCGGTGTTGCGGGGGATTGTTCGAAGGGGTTCTCTGCAGGTGTGAGGGATGGATATCCGAATGCGAAGGCTTTTGGGTTTTATAATACGGCTAATACGGGGCATTGTTTGAATACGCATCGGACTGCCCAGGAGAGTTTCAAGGCGGCGCATGATTGGTTGGCTGGGCAGGGGTTTTAGGATATGAGAACTCTTTTTACTGCGATGGAATTCGTTGATAGAGTAGATGTCGAACTGCGGGCTATACCGAGATCTCGTTGAGTTGCAAAAGAACCTGTTGGAAGAATTAGTGCATCTCCTAGACTGCATTACAGATTGCTCACTCACCTGATTAATGAACTTCACACCCACGACAACTCCATCCTGATCTTCAGCCTCACTGATCTCTTCATACTCATCATTATCAGCATCCAAACAAGTAAGACAATCCACAACAACCTCAGTATACGTGTTTCCCATAATCGGCGGCAAGCGACGCTTCGCAAGGCCCACGAGGAGATCTTTGAATGCACCAGGTGTAAAACGAAGTAGATCACTAGCGCTGACCTCGAACGCTCGTCCAGGGCCGGAGATCCTTCCGTTATTGTCATACATCACGAATGAATTCCAAAGACCAATTTCAAGCAAGCAGACGCCGAGACTGTAGATATCGTGTTGCATTTTGTATCGCTCCTCCGGGAAAGAGCCTTGTCTTTCGGGGTGGCGATACATGTTTTGTTCCCAGTTTGCTGAGCCGCGAAGGTAGGTGTTTCCATCTTCGCTTCGGACTTGTTCGAAGCCGATGAGGTAGAAGGAGTCGAGGGTGAGGTCGTCTTCTGCAGTGGGGTTGAGGAAGCTGATGAAGTTTTCGGGTCGGATGCCTTTGTGCACGAAGGCTAGGGTGTGAACGTAGTTCACTGAGGTCGCGATTCGTTTGGCGAGTGAGAAGCGGTCTGTCAAGGAATGTGGCTGCTGCATGAGCAAGCAATTTCGTAGACTCATTGGTGTGCCGGGTGATGGAGTATCGAATATCATGTCGAAAGAGGCAACGCGGCTGCCTGTGACATGGCGCATTTTGACGACTCCGCGACAGCGTAGAACTCCAAAGACAGCTGGGTCTACCGCGCGAAGCTTTCTAGCCAGGCGTCGAATGTCTTGCGTCATGGTTTCGGTATTTGAGTGACCTGGACATGGTATCGAGTCCACGATGTACGAAGTAGAGGAACCTTGCTCATGGGCAATCATTGCTTGCGAATGTGGTACACGCCTTGTATCCATCTTTTCAAGTTCGTTTGGCGACAAGAAGATGTGCGTGTCAGATGGCTCAAATTTACTGATAGCAGCGCGGACTTTGGTTGCCCTGCGCAGCAGGACGGTGGCTTCCTTTGAGCTTGCGGATGTCAACCTTTTCAGCTCATCGTCAATCTTGGGGTTTGCAATCTTCATGATCAAGAACCAAGAAGGATCGTACACTGCAGACCATTCGGCTAGTTCGTCTATCAGACTGTCCAGGTAGGGCTTGACCAGGAGATATTTGGTGAGCTTTATTTTCCGCCGGGAGTCAGGATTACAATGGCCGTCCTTCTGCTTTTTCAGCAGTCCTTCAACTCGCCGTTCTGCGGTCTTGATTTTGCTCTGCAACAGGGACAGAATAGATAGCTGCGAAGCTTGGTGCTCTTCTCGAAGCCCCGACCAGGTGGACTGTGCGAAGTCGAGCTGAACCTGAGTCCGACGCCAATACGACTCGATCTTGATGGCGCGATCTTCAATGTCGCTTCTTGCATACTTCaaggtgatgatgagatcaACCAGTTTGTGTCCTTGGCTGCCCCTCCGTGTCAGCAGCTGACGCATGGCGGAATTCTAGGAGATGAATACCCAAGTACTGCACCCACGGCGGATGCTATCGCTGGCAACTCCATGATCTTTCAAAGAGCTGAACCGTGTGCTGAAAGGAAGTGCAATCGTCCGCGCCATACTGAGGGCAGCAAAGACTATTTTCAGTGCAAGATGTCGGGAGAAGTCTGCCATCGCTCTTGAGGTGGCGCGGGTCGGGGCTCAGGAGATCATGTATGTTCAGCCACGGCGTCTTAGCTCTGCAAGCCTTGTGCATTCCAGCCGCAATCACTGGAACGTTGCAAACAACCTCATCTCACTGGGGCAGGTGAACTCTGTGTGGAGAAGGTAAGAACTGCCAAGGTATCATTAGTCAGCAATTTGACAACACTGCCGCGCCCTCTATGAGTTAAGGCTAATTCTTGCTATGCAGATATGATATTCATCTCGCATTCTCTCAACACAGCTCCGCACGATGCCTCCAAAATACTTCTCGCGCCAGCCACGGGCTGTGCGCTCGGATCGGCGAGATGAGCGCCAATCACGCTCTGAGAAGGCCTTTGTGGCTTGCATGATCAGGCTGAGCCCCTCAGCTGTGCAACCGCGTGCCAGCGATCGTGTTGGTCCCGTTTGCAAGAAAGAAGGAAACGACGAGAGTAAGATGCTGAACTACTGCGAGGAAAAGCAGCCCGAATGCCACGAGCGGCTGATCTGGTGCTTCTGGCGCGGCTGGAAGCACAGTTGACAGAGACACTTCACGGTGTCTTCACAAAGCACAGCGATGGTGAGCTGCACACGGTGTGGAGGAGAGACCCGCGACCCCTAGGTAGAGGTGGTTTTGGCGAGGTCTATCGCGAAGAATGCATCGATGGCCTCCAACGAGGGTCAGTTCGCGCTGTCAAACTCATCCAGAAGCCGAATGCAAGGCAATTGCGAGGCATCGACTTCAGTCGAGAGCTAGAGGCCATCGCGCGCTTCTCCCAGCCACAAGTAGAAAGACCCAAGAGCCGTTGATTCATGGATCGTTCGCTAACACTTGCGCAGTATGAGGCTTATTTCGCAAAGTCATTTGGCTGGTTTGAGACATCGAGCACTGTTTTCATTGCCATGGAGTTCCTGGAGCACGGTGATCTTCAACGTTGTTGCGGAAACCCGATTCCAGAAAGAGAGATGCAAGCGATCGCTTCTCAGGTGCTTGGGGGCCTCTCCTTCATGCATTCACAAGGCTACGCTCACCGGGATCTGAAGCCGCAGGTACGCAGTGCTTGCCCGCGACTGGTGTGCACAAACGCTGATAGAGTGGTGCGCGCAGAATCTTATAGTGTGTCGCCCAAGACCGCGTTGGCATATCAAGATTGCGGACTTCGGTCTCAGCAAACGAGTTGCCGAGAGCTTCTCTTCGCTGCACACGCAGGCAGGAACTCAAGGCTACATGGCACCAGAGGTCATGGGGCTtttggacgatgatgatgattcaGACGATGGCATTACATCTTCATACACTACCGCCGTGGATATCTGGGCCCTAGGGGTAATTACGTTCTACATGCTGACCGGTCAGCTGCCATTTCCGGTATCAGACCAACGACCACTCAAGAAGTATGTTCGGGGCAAAACATTATTTCCAGTGCAGAAACTACATGAAGAGGAGATAAGCGACGCAGGTTGCACCTGGATCGAAACCTGCATGGCACCTTCTCCACTAGACCGACCAAGTGCGGGATATAGTCGGCGTCACGATTGGCCAATGGGGGCTAAAGCTTTCGATGCTTCCACTGAAGAATTGCAGTCTTCAGTTGCATCAAGCGGCATGGCCACCGCTAGTTGGACGGCGACAGATAGTGCCTACGACTCTGGGAACCATCCGCCTGTGGCCGAGGACTCGCCGAAATCTGCCACATTGAACAACACAGCCCCGGTAGCATTACATATGTACGATGGCAGCAGTGAGATAACCGAGTCCAACACTACGTTACCAGCAAAGCCAAGAAGTTCGCGACAACGTACCCGAGCTCGCCCTCTACGGCCAGCCTTGAGCTTCCAAACCACCAGTGAGACTTCTGCTTGGAATTCTGCAGATACTATTGTGCGTGAAGATGACTCGATGTACACTCAGATCCCTGTGCGCGAATATCTTTCAACGGGATGGGCGGATCACGTTACCCTTTCAGCGGACAATGAAGTGATAGGCACCATTTGCGGAACCGATGACGCCACGCAGCAACAAGTGCGCCTATGTCTGTGGAGCACAGAAACTGGCAAGTCCCTACTGAAGCTTGATCTGGAGCTTCCGAAAAGTCATATTCGCGACAAGAATACATTTGGATCATTGGTAATTGGACCTGGTGCACTCTCTGTGGCTCTGTCAACAGACGATGCCAGAATTCATGTCTGGCATTTAGCGCACAATGGCACCGAACACCAGTCGCCACCCACGTCGATACATGTCGACCCCTCGTATTCAAGCTACCGGAATCTCTTAGAGTTCTCTAGAGATGGCAAATATCTGATGCACTATGGGAAGACCACTTGCGTCTATGATGCAGTATCAATGTCCTTGGTAGGCGAATTGCAACTTGACCTTGATGAATCATGTCGAGGCTCTCAAACGATCACCCCCGACAGTCAGTTCCTTAAATATACTCCTCGCGCTCAGCATGGCAGTAGCTCTGGTGAACCTCATCTATTGAGCATTAAAACAGGTCGCGATCTGGAAAAGAAATTTTACTGCGGGAAATACAGCAAGGGAGTCAGCGGCTACTCGCAGCCCTTTCACTTTGTGGACCAAAAGCCCCTTTTCTCACTAGATGGTCGCCGAATGTGCGTCATGAGCTTCACTTGTGGTCTACACCTCTGGGATCTCAGCTCTGGCAATTCGCTATTGGACGACGACGTTGGCGCCCGAAACTCGCTTTCGTGGACTCATGGACTCTATAAACCCGCTCTTTCGCGTGACGGACGATTTTTCGCTGGACTCAAACCGCTGTATCGCAGCCGCAACCGTTCTATGGATCAACTGGAACTCACGATATGCAACTTAGATACGGGAGTGAGAGTATCGCACCTATTTCCAGTCGCATTACTGTGCAAGACACTCTTCTTTCACCCGAATGGCCAATTGGTTTTCGCGGGATGGTACATGAAGCCATGTCCTAGACCTTCTGGGCCTGGATTCATCAGGACTTTGATGCTTGGGAACGAGCAAATCAATGTGAGCATACTCATATTTGCAGATTGGCTCGAGGATGTATGACAAGACTATTCGGATACACTGTCCAGTAGCTCACGAGCTTCGCTGTACGCGTTCAAGAAAAGCGCGGGGTCTACTGCCAGCGTCGGATTTTGAGGTACGGCGTCCAGCTCCGGCTGGCTTGCTGGCTGGCTATGGAGACGGGACTCTGCCGCTAGCGCCTCCACGGATCATGAGGTAAGCTCCTGTGCGACGTCGCAGGGTGGCGTGATTGCAGTGCTCACGGGTCAATTGTTGTTGTGAAATGTAGCAGCGAAGGCTGCCGCAGATGTAGTCATGTCATTTGCCAAGAGAAAAGTTTTACATGGCGCGCGATCGGTCTGTATTGACTCTTTGGTAGGAGCGACGGCCGACATCGCGCTGTGTCTACTATCGCATTCACGCACGGCGTGTTGGGAGCGCAAAATACAGCAGGTCCAGAATCTCCAATCAGTCCAACACATCTCCCCTGCCTTCAGCCATCATCTCCTAAAACGACAGCAAATCCCCTTCCCCGTTTTGCACATGCGTCATGGGCCTCACGGTTCCCAAACCTTGTCCCTGATTAACAACATACATTTGCTCGGGGTGACCACCTCCAGTAGGACTCGACGCGAAGCCATCGTTGGCAACCCCTTGTCCACCAACGCTCGCAAAATACGCGTCAGCTTCATCAAGCACATGTCCGCtcggttgctgctgttgaccGTTGATAGCCGCCTGCGCATCTGCAGCAACCATGTTGGCTTCTTGTTGTGCGCGCCATGAAGGGAGCTTCTCTCGTTGGAGAGCGGGACTGTCTTGGAGTCGCCGAGGCCGTGTTGAGCGGAAGACAGTCTGTACGGGCTTGAGATACACTGTGGCCAAGGTGCCGACGACCAAGCACATTTCTTCTAATGTCACGGGATCGAGCTTCTCACTCTCGGCCGTGATAGCAGGTTTCTGGCCCATGACGATGCTTTTCGCGGCCGTGGGATTACTGCTCAGCAATCGCCAGTACATGTAGCCTCGATCTCGCAGATCTGGATTGTCGGTCTCTTCCGTCGCCCATTTGAGAACTTTGGGGACCAGATCTTGTCCTTTGCTAGGTCGTTGTATGAACAGCTTCACTGTCGCAGTCAAAAGTGCGAGCTGCACTTCGTGTGTCTCGTCTGCCCAGCTGTCGAGAAAATCCTCAAGAAGAATCTCGGAGTTGTCGATGCGGTCTGCATATTGGCCAATAACCCATATCATAGCCGCCTTCGCCTCCGGTTCGTCTAGTGAATCCAAGTTTTCGCATAACGTTGAGATGATCGATTCATATTGGTTCGGGTATTTGCGGAAGATGTTCTTGATGACGACTGTGGCCTCCTGCACAATATATGATACCTTTGTTGATACCAGCTCCAGTAGTGTTGCGATGCAAAGCTTTGCTGCAGGCTCGATCTTGATCGCCAGCTTGCCGATCGCACGCACTGATTTGCGGACAAAGTGTACGTCGATCTCCGTTGCGTACTCTCGTAGCTCCGTCAATACTTCCTTGATATTCTTCTCGTTGGCCAGCATGAAGATGAGTTCCAACTTGGTGACCTTCACGTATATAGGATCGTTGTATTTGCAGAAAAACACTCGGATGTCGTTTCGCAGCACCTCCGGTCGTCGCTGCAAGATGAGTAAAGCGTTCCGCAGTGCAAGGTATTGAATCTCGGAACCCTTGCTGAGGAGTGTTACTAAAGGTGGGCTCAGCTTCGCACATAGTCCAGCGATGGTCTTATCGGAGTCAATGTAGTTCATCAGGTAGAGGATGACCCGAATGCATGTCAGTACGACGGCGGAGTTCGTATGTGATAGTCGTGGCGTAATTCTGTCTGCAAGTAACGCTGCTTCTTGTGTATCTTGAGGCACATATGAAGTGAGTGCCTCGAGAATGTACGTTTGTCCCCATCTGTGCCCACCATTAGCTTTACGGTTTCACATGCTCATTGGGAACGCTTACTCGGAGCAATCTGGCAAAATCTGAACGATTTTACTGGCATTAGCATAGTCGATCGTCAGTTTAATGCTTTCACTCCGTTCCCAGATGTCCATCAATGATGCCAGAGCAGATGAGACGACTGTGGGGTTCTCGTCCCTCAGCATGAGATTGAGTCTGTCGATCAAGTCGCTGCGTTCCACCAAGTGTCTGTCGTGGTCGTAAACTTTGGCTACTGTAAAGGCTGCTGTCTTCCGCACGTATGGGTCTGGATCTCGGAGAAGGCTCTTGAGTGGTTCTACTGATGCTTCAACATATTGTCGCACGTGGACATAAGACAGAGTTCGTAGGGAAAGTGCGCGTATCAGGGGGTTCGTATCATCCAGATCCTGAATAAGTATGGGAAGGGCTTTGAGAGCGATGTCTGGCTTCATTCGTGCGTAGTTGACCAGGTAGAGAAAGCACCTAGTCTCCTGATCAGTATCATCGGGTGGCAGAACGGAAGCCCACTCACATCTTCTTGATCTCCAAATTGGGTATGCCCATACAACCTACGATGTCCGGAAAAAGCGCGACCATGTCATTGTTGCTCATTGTCATGTTCGCAACGATCTTCTTGAGCGCGATCTTCTTGGTCAAGAagttcttgtccttcttgcctCCACCTTGATTGAGCTCGAGCTTGAGCTCTGCAACTTTGCCCTGTCGCGTTTGGGGTAAGCTTGGGTATGGCGAAGGAACGACGAACATGTTGGCCACGCAATAATTCTAGTCGTGTAGTCGGAGATAGTCGCAAGACTCTGCCGAAGAAGTCGCTGCGCTTCAAGAGGGGTGGTGTACGCAGCAGAGGTGGAACGTACCCTAGCGAAGAACTTCGCATCCTGCCCGGCCGCACTCATGTTGGCTGCTCTGGCGCAGCCACCAAGTGGCAGCTCCCGTTGTCAAGCTCTACCGCCAGCAGCGCGAGTCCTGCAAAGCTCCCATGCGACTATGTTCGGCTCCAGGCCAATGCGATTTCAGGGAAAGCCGAGTCGGTTTTGTGATATGGCTGCGTGCGGGGCTGTGGCTGCGAGTCGCGTGAAGGGTACAGAGATCGCGTCTGGAGTCTCGTTCTGGCTGGGAGCGGTGGAAAGCGATGGTGGAGCGGCGTCTGGCGTTGATGTCCGCTGTCTCCTGGCGGTGCTCGAGCTGTCGCATGGGATGAGGCTCCGTGAGATCGCTGATCACATGTGGCTTGGCGCGCGCCATCAGGCAACTTCACCTCGACAACAGCACCAGCTTCCCTAACCTAGACACCAATCCATCATGGCGCTCACGGTACCTAGCCCGCAGCCACGATGGCTCGTCGACCTGAACAGCAACTCTCTCACCAAGCCCAAGAACACCAGTATACCCGATCCTCCCGGCTACACCGCGCCGACCACCACGAACGCTTCCAGATCCAAAAAGTCCGTCTCGACACGAAAGGTCCCTACGCCAGAAGAGATGGACAGCCTTAAGCTCAAAAAGGCATGGGAACTCGCCATCGCGCCAGCGAAACAACTTCCAATGAACGCTATCGGAATGTACATGACGGGCAACGGGCTACAGATCTTCAGCATCATGATGGTATTCATGCTGTTCAAAGGACCCATTCAGGCGGTGCTGAACCTGCAAAACACATTTGCCAGACTCGAGAGTCCGGGGAACAAGGAGCAGATGATCATGGTGAAGTTGGCGTTCATCGGGTGCAACCTGTTGGCCCTTGCGCTTGGTGTATGGAAAGTGAATGCGATGGGACTGTTACCGTAAGTCATACATCAGCTGGTTTCTTGGCCGACTTGAATAACACTCATATACTGAATTCTGATAACAGGACGACGAGATCAGATTGGCTGGCTTGGGAAGCTGCCCGAGAACCGGCGGAAAGAGCGTATTTTGTCCCTTCATAACGACAAGCAATGCCAATTAAATGCCGCCTTACTGCTGTCACGACTCAGCTTTCCAATTTTCAAACGTCTGCTCTCATACCACTCTTTGACGTTTCCAGGACACATACTCTGGCATGCACTCATTCATCTGCACTGACAAAAGCAAGCTCGACGGGTCAATCTGTCAAGTTTCAAATATGGATGGTTGTACAAGGTGGAACTACTTTCGAAGGACGAGAAGTTTTCATTTTGTTCGGCTCTACACATGGAGCTCCGACAAGTTAAGCTGTCTGCTATCAAAACCAGTATCGAGAGGCACAAAACTTGTGCTGCATACATCCTTTAGGACCCCGATTATTCCAAATCGAGGACCCGCACCAAAATCCTGATCTCCACATTTGTGCAAGCATGGGAGCAGGACACTGTCTCATACAGCcagttcatcttcttccggaTCACGTAACGTTCTCATCGGGGT comes from the Cercospora beticola chromosome 4, complete sequence genome and includes:
- a CDS encoding uncharacterized protein (BUSCO:EOG09264KSI) translates to MALTVPSPQPRWLVDLNSNSLTKPKNTSIPDPPGYTAPTTTNASRSKKSVSTRKVPTPEEMDSLKLKKAWELAIAPAKQLPMNAIGMYMTGNGLQIFSIMMVFMLFKGPIQAVLNLQNTFARLESPGNKEQMIMVKLAFIGCNLLALALGVWKVNAMGLLPTTRSDWLAWEAAREPAERAYFVPS